From Acipenser ruthenus chromosome 2, fAciRut3.2 maternal haplotype, whole genome shotgun sequence, a single genomic window includes:
- the LOC117973755 gene encoding cocaine- and amphetamine-regulated transcript protein translates to MDSSRLYLFTLLSAALFFHTNCQETELETRSLDKEDTLNEKQLIEALQEVLEKLKSKRMPYYEKKYGQLPMCDAGEQCALRKGARIGKLCDCPRGTSCNSFLLRCL, encoded by the exons ATGGACAGCTCCCGTCTCTACCTCTTCACTCTGCTCAGCGCTGCTCTCTTTTTCCACACCAACTGTCAGGAAACCGAGTTAGAAACCCGGTCCCTGGACAAGGAAGATACCTTAAACGAAAAGCAACTG ATAGAAGCCTTGCAAGAAGTTCTTGAAAAACTTAAAAGCAAGAGAATGCCTTACTACGAGAAGAAGTATGGCCAACTGCCCATG TGCGACGCTGGGGAGCAGTGTGCTTTGAGGAAAGGTGCCCGGATCGGGAAGCTGTGTGACTGTCCACGAGGAACGTCTTGCAATTCCTTCCTGCTTAGGTGCTTGTAA